A portion of the Desulfosoma caldarium genome contains these proteins:
- a CDS encoding acetyl-CoA carboxylase biotin carboxylase subunit: protein MFRKLLVANRGEIAIRIMRSAQELGIRTVAIYEETDKTAMHIMKSDEAMCIGAGPRKDYLDIDRIIHAAKASGADAIHPGYGFLAENPLFSRRCTDNGLLFVGPPPEVIADMGSKVVARRIMTEAGIPVIPGTPVLSEGEAGKEQAVRFAEQHGFPVMIKAVAGGGGRGIRAAQNMDELVTGLKLARSEARMAFGDESIYLEKGLKNPRHVEVQILADRFGSVIHLGTRNCSIQRRHQKLVEIAPANLPALVIERICADAVRAAKAARYVNAGTVEFLVDEEDQYYFLEVNTRIQVEHTVTEMVTGVDIVREQLRIAAGEPLSLRQEDIQIRGWSIELRINAEDPKNNFMPSPGAIRVYQSPGGHGVRLDGAIYQGYEIPRFYDSMLVKLTVYGFTWREAVDRLRRALDGFSIVGVPTTIPFYKQIVQDPDFIEQRFDTSYIDTHPHLLAYREEAPPIDRLARLIAEINAYGYNPYAQDKP, encoded by the coding sequence ATGTTCCGAAAGCTGCTTGTGGCCAATCGCGGAGAGATTGCCATTCGCATCATGCGATCCGCTCAGGAATTAGGCATTCGCACGGTGGCGATCTATGAGGAAACGGACAAGACCGCCATGCACATCATGAAGAGCGACGAAGCGATGTGCATTGGGGCGGGGCCGCGAAAGGACTATCTGGACATCGACCGCATTATCCATGCCGCCAAAGCTTCGGGCGCCGACGCCATCCATCCGGGGTACGGTTTTCTGGCGGAAAATCCCCTGTTTTCCAGGCGATGCACGGACAACGGGCTGCTCTTTGTGGGGCCGCCTCCAGAAGTCATCGCCGACATGGGCAGCAAGGTGGTGGCTCGACGCATTATGACGGAAGCCGGCATTCCTGTGATTCCCGGAACACCGGTGCTTTCGGAAGGGGAAGCGGGGAAAGAGCAGGCGGTGCGGTTTGCCGAACAGCATGGATTTCCCGTGATGATCAAGGCGGTGGCCGGCGGGGGAGGGCGAGGGATTCGAGCGGCGCAGAACATGGACGAGCTGGTGACCGGGTTGAAGCTGGCCCGATCCGAGGCGCGGATGGCCTTCGGGGATGAGAGCATTTATCTGGAAAAGGGCCTGAAAAATCCTCGACACGTGGAGGTACAGATTCTTGCCGATCGCTTTGGGTCCGTCATTCATTTGGGAACGCGCAACTGTTCCATTCAGCGCCGCCATCAAAAGCTGGTGGAAATCGCTCCGGCCAATTTGCCCGCTCTGGTGATCGAAAGAATCTGCGCCGATGCGGTGCGGGCCGCCAAGGCCGCGCGCTACGTCAATGCGGGCACAGTGGAATTCCTCGTCGACGAGGAGGACCAGTACTATTTTTTGGAAGTGAACACGCGCATTCAGGTGGAACATACCGTGACGGAAATGGTCACGGGGGTGGACATTGTGCGGGAACAGCTGCGCATTGCCGCGGGAGAGCCCCTGTCGCTTCGGCAGGAAGACATTCAGATTCGCGGGTGGTCCATTGAGCTGCGGATCAATGCGGAAGATCCCAAGAACAATTTCATGCCCAGTCCGGGGGCCATTCGCGTGTATCAGTCTCCTGGAGGACACGGCGTGCGGCTGGATGGTGCCATCTACCAGGGCTATGAGATTCCTCGGTTTTACGACTCCATGCTGGTCAAACTGACGGTCTACGGCTTTACGTGGCGGGAAGCCGTGGATCGTCTGCGCCGAGCCCTGGATGGATTCAGCATTGTGGGCGTGCCCACGACCATTCCGTTTTACAAACAGATCGTTCAGGACCCTGATTTCATTGAGCAGCGCTTCGACACGTCGTACATCGACACGCACCCCCATTTGCTGGCCTACCGCGAAGAGGCGCCGCCCATCGATCGATTGGCACGCCTCATTGCCGAAATCAACGCCTACGGCTACAACCCTTATGCTCAAGACAAACCGTGA